CGGGGGTTTCACCCTCTATTTTGTTTTGACGGACTGACAGGTGATTGCCTTAAAGCCGAGCTTCGTGCTGGCAACGTATATACTTCTCGTCAGGTGGTGCGATTTGTCGGTCCACTCCTTAAAAGGTATGAGACTTGGGTTAGCAATCCTTTAATTGTTTTGCGCGCAGATAGTGGTTTTGCCGTTCCGGAACTCTTTAAACTAGTAGAAAACAAGGGTCATAAATATGTAATTCGCTTAAAAGCCAATGCTCGTCTTCAATCTGTTGCACATTCCATGGCGGACCAAGTATTAAACCCTGAAAGACTACATGAAAGGCAAGTCCACTACCGGGAATTTCTGTATCAAGCCAGTAGTTGGGATCGTGCCCGCCGCGTTGTTGTCAAAATGGAACGGCCTGCTGGACAATTGTTCTTTGAATTCACGTTTATCGTGACAAACATGGAACTACAACCGCGTAATATCGTTCGTTTTTACTGTCAACGTGGGCATATGGAAAACTTTATTAAGGAAGCCAAAAATGGATTCGCTTGTCACAAAATGAGCAGCACTAACTTTGAATCCAATGCAGTAAAACTGCAGTTATCCATGTTGGCATACAACTTTAACAACTGGTTTCGCAGGTTGTGCTTGCCTGAACCAATGAAACCAAACCGAATGGAGACACTGCGGTTGAAATTAATCAAAATTGCAGGGAAACTGGTACGTTCCGCTCGCTACTGGACCTGGAAGTTATGCAGCTCTTATATATACCAAAATTCATTTATACAAACCTTGCAAAATATAAGCAGCTTGCCTTGTTTTTCGTAAATAAATAAATTACTAAAAAAACTAGTTTTAAGCCGTAATTAAGAAACAAGGGGCAGCTATAGCTTCAAATCATCCAGTTTTATGCATCTCTTACATCGTATACCATGTCAATGCCTTGTGCGTGTTTTTTACAACAGGTTACAGGGCCAACATGAGAAAGCAAGATATATCTTAACACCATTTTGTTACAAAATTTCCATGGCCTATTATGGCTATGAATATTTCAGGATTATGTGTGTTTCAAGAAAACCAATGCGATATACTTTTGTTCCTAGTTCATCTAACTTAATTCGGTTTACCATATTATCACCTTAAATGAAACTATTTTAGTGGCTATTGGATGAACTACTATGCTCAATCACCATCCATTTTACTAACCAAATAAATATTCTATTTGAATTATAATAACCCTGTAGATATTGCATAAAATATTGAGTTTATCTCTATGAAAATGCTCTTGGGGGTGGTAGACACCGGTGGCGGGGTTGCCGGTTGGTGATAATGCAAAGAGCTATATCCCCCGCTTTTAGTGTTGCTAGCTTTGGAGTCTTGTGTTTTTCACGGGTACGGTGGCTGTCAAGGCTTCCTGAAATTTTAGGGGTGATACTAAAATAGGTTTACTCTTCCAAAGTGTTAGCCTTACTTACGGGTATGGCCGCCGGCAAAGTGCTGGCTTTGCTTGCAGTTTCCGGTAACGTGACTAATTTGGGATCAGCCATATGGGGGTCTTTCCCTAGGATGATTAAATGAATGCAGCGGGGCTGGAATATACGCTGCAGCAAGAGGGTTTTTCCACGGTGCTTTGTCTGGATGTGGTCGCCACGAAAAGGGTGTTAACAGAGAAATTGGAGCAATTCTATATGTTTGTTTGCTCTAGCGTTGCCCGATGGCATTGACTATGAATTATGAAGGCTAGTCAAGGAGCGCAGCGATATTCCTGTAATACTATTAACGGCTGTGGATGATGAGGTAAATGTGGTGATAGGTCTCGACATGGGGGCGAATGATTATATAACCAAGCCCTTTCGTATTCGTGAACTCCTCATCCCACGCGGTTCCAGGCAAAAATACTCTATAGCATTTGCTATATATACAGGCAACCCGCTCATGGTAACACCTCCCTGGGGCTCTATATACAATTACTATTTTTGTAATTTCAGTTACTGTACAGCTAATAATGTAAATTAGAAAATCACCTGTATTTTCATGAATTCCAGGTGATGGGCAGATTAGATTCTGCTATGTTTGGAAGGCCGATGTCAAAGGAATGTTTTTCTTACACTGGTTTTTGATATTGGATAATTAGTTATGATTAATTAATTTATCAAACCCCGTTTTTCGCCCTTTGAATTAATTAATCTTTTAGCCTTTTCAGTATAA
This region of Desulforamulus ferrireducens genomic DNA includes:
- a CDS encoding IS1380 family transposase — translated: MKSVQEYSMNFNSRIKVNFNGGDLTSDAGLLLYKEFDYKLGLSETVEKMLVVDDPVMHRDHPNSDVVIQKLYQHLAGYHADDHADDLSEEPLLTAILGKKRLASQPTISRFNEKANIATAKSLEHINEILQKRVYMLKPQDQFVMDLDSSGFTAYGNQYGANFNSHYQERGFHPLFCFDGLTGDCLKAELRAGNVYTSRQVVRFVGPLLKRYETWVSNPLIVLRADSGFAVPELFKLVENKGHKYVIRLKANARLQSVAHSMADQVLNPERLHERQVHYREFLYQASSWDRARRVVVKMERPAGQLFFEFTFIVTNMELQPRNIVRFYCQRGHMENFIKEAKNGFACHKMSSTNFESNAVKLQLSMLAYNFNNWFRRLCLPEPMKPNRMETLRLKLIKIAGKLVRSARYWTWKLCSSYIYQNSFIQTLQNISSLPCFS